One genomic segment of Ictalurus punctatus breed USDA103 chromosome 4, Coco_2.0, whole genome shotgun sequence includes these proteins:
- the mlycd gene encoding malonyl-CoA decarboxylase, mitochondrial has translation MIAVRLIVCTFSRTWRHRCVSESVQSFRLWTCRSCSSVAGHINNNNNNNQHKDMRIMEEMLRRTVVPLPNYETRDKSPPPPDSNSLDFMHFYRNLGKEQRLVFLEILSREYGVDHRGASEMARKLVDIQSRDLATILQAEDRLRYSLTPRYKHLLSHVSKVEGGVKFLVDLRAEVLDFTSKVTDSPHLRDLNSTLKSLLSEWFSVGLLRLERITWQSPCELLQKISQYEAVHPVRNWTDIKRRVGPYRRCYSFTHASMPGEPLVVLHVALTQDISDNIQSIVREFTTLDAVEEVEKINTAIFYSISSTQAGLQGVDLGNYLIKRVVRELQSEFPHMAQFSSLSPIPGFTSWLQGFLVQYRKDGRATELLSEHEWSEVEEATGAVSGAAALDALRTLLASGDWHHSERLVRALEPFLMRLCAWYLYGEKRRGYALNPVANFHLQNGATLWRLNWNADTSPRGIANSCGIMVNYRYFLQETGVNSKAYLHNKVITASEQVLSLVAQFQKNSKL, from the exons ATGATAGCCGTCAGATTAATCGTGTGTACTTTCTCAAGGACCTGGCGACATAGATGTGTTTCTGAGTCTGTCCAGAGCTTCAGACTGTGGACCTGTCGTTCGTGTTCCTCCGTCGCAGgacatattaataataacaataataataatcagcataAAGACATGAGGATCATGGAGGAGATGCTTCGGAGGACTGTGGTTCCGTTACCGAATTACGAGACGAGAGACAAATCCCCTCCACCCCCTGACTCCAACAGCCTGGACTTCATGCACTTCTACAGAAACCTGGGAAAGGAGCAGAGACTGGTGTTCCTTGAAATACTGTCCAGGGAGTATGGAGTGGATCACAGAGGAGCTTCAGAGATGGCGCGGAAACTGGTCGATATACAGTCACGGGACTTGGCTACTATATTGCAGGCTGAAGATAGACTGCGTTACAGTTTAACCCCAAGATACAAACATTTACTGAGCCATGTTAGCAAGGTGGAAGGAGGGGTGAAGTTTCTGGTGGACCTCCGAGCTGAAGTTCTTGACTTTACCTCTAAAGTTACAGACAGCCCGCACTTGAGG gatcttAACAGCACTTTGAAGAGCCTCCTGTCCGAGTGGTTCTCTGTCGGGCTTCTCCGGTTAGAGAGAATCACATGGCAGTCCCCTTGTGAGCTCCTTCAGAAGATCAGCCA GTATGAAGCGGTGCACCCAGTGCGTAACTGGACAGACATAAAGCGCAGAGTCGGGCCTTACAGACGCTGCTACTCCTTCACACATGCCTCTATGCCTGGAGAACCTCTGGTGGTCTTACATGTAGCCCTCACACAGGACATATCAGATAACATCCAG AGCATTGTGAGAGAGTTCACCACACTGGATGCAGTAGAGGAAGTGGAGAAGATCAATACTGCCATTTTCTACTCCATCTCCTCCACCCAGGCCGGTCTGCAAGGGGTGGATCTCGGCAATTACCTCATCAAGAGGGTGGTGCGAGAGCTGCAG AGTGAATTTCCTCACATGGCTCAGTTCTCCAGCCTCTCTCCTATCCCTGGTTTTACATCATGGCTGCAGGGTTTCCTGGTTCAGTACAGGAAGGACGGCCGTGCCACCGAGCTGCTCTCTGAGCACGAGTGGTCAGAAGTGGAGGAGGCGACAGGAGCAGTTTCCGGTGCTGCTGCCCTCGATGCCCTACGTACCCTCCTCGCCTCTGGAGACTGGCATCACTCTGAACGCTTGGTGCGCGCTCTGGAGCCATTCCTGATGCGTCTGTGTGCCTGGTATCTGTATGGAGAGAAGCGGCGCGGTTATGCCCTCAACCCCGTCGCCAACTTCCACCTCCAGAACGGCGCGACCTTATGGAGGCTCAACTGGAACGCCGACACTAGCCCCAGAGGCATCGCCAACTCGTGCGGCATCATGGTCAACTATCGTTACTTCCTGCAGGAGACTGGCGTCAACAGCAAAGCCTACTTGCACAACAAAGTCATCACAGCGTCGGAGCAAGTGCTCAGCCTTGTCGCACAGTTCCAGAAGAATAGCAAACTCTGA